attccaCAACACCGAATACACCAAATTAATAAaatttcatacataaagttcatacaatacTTATTCTCATAAAGCAAACATATAAAtagctctctagctaaagaatttaaatgcaacaacaaatgcgatcaagatcgcaactaaggtaacaattgatccaacaacataatgataccaagcctcactatgaatgtcatattttctaatctttctaatcttcaagcgcattttctccatcttgatcttgtgatcatcgacgacatgggcaacatgcaactccaattccatcttctccccttcaattcttttcaatttttctttcaaataatcATTTCCTCTTTCAAAtacatttaacctctcgacaatagggtcggttggaatttccggttcacatacctcctagataatttTTTTATCAATTTGAtgagcataatttgtcataaacacgaaatgcaacaaaatagttataaaagaaaatataccacatccgaatcataacccggacgagggtcggcggggacggatattaaaaccatggcactatgaataacaaacaacgtacgggtaagataattatacaagtagctatatatctaaatcacacaaacatgattttttatataaaaaagataagaacaagagggctCACCCCACAAGGTGGTGTCGGCCACAAGACGGTGcggacgatcgacggtggttaggacggagacgggaaggcactaagtaaaccacacctacatatgcaaactaagaggtattttgagctcaaattgcatataaatcaaataaactaccacatataattcctcccaaattactaaaacccataaATTAatgactatataaagcattgcaaaagctaatctagcaatgagagatgaaaggacaaagtttcttacctttgtgatcacttgaatggatgggggccttcaaatcttgacaaaatttgggcaaaatgtgaGATGAGCTCGAGgtagagggggaagaacagagaggagaggggaaagggaaaaacagagagagCTCGCtcgcgggtggacgaagggtttatataggacgacctttagaccggttcatgccacgaaccggtactaaagatgctggaggggcctcagactgacaacatcctgccaccactctctttagtaccagttcgtggcacgaaccggtgctaaagattCGCCACGAAACGGTACTaatggtagtggcccagctagccgttggaaccagtAGTAATGGTAGCGGcccagctagccgttggaaccgacactaatggtcacattagtgccggttcaattacaaaccgggagtaatgagctgaacatttgaccctttttctactagtgtatgacaacccggtgaaaaggtccaccggtcaaaccccgtccggcgaaagtcaaagggctagatccggcggtcgtctgtgtcaggATTAGACGGGACAGggtacctgggggtagcaatgccgccaggtgttgcggagGGCCCTCCTACCCACGTGGAAGCGTGGTGGCAGGCGTAGGTAGCCGGCACGCGACTCCGAGGTGTGCCGCCGTGTCACgtaggggggaaacggccatgtcAGTCCGACACAAAGAGAATCTTAGGGTGGGTTGGGCTGGGACGGTGTTTAGGGGTGTAGCTAGGGGCTGGGCTATGACAAACTGGTGGAAAGGTCCACTAGTNNNNNNNNNNNNNNNNNNNNNNNNNNNNNNNNNNNNNNNNNNNNNNNNNNNNNNNNNNNNNNNNNNNNNNNNNNNNNNNNNNNNNNNNNNNNNNNNNNNNNNNNNNNNNNNNNNNNNNNNNNNNNNNNNNNNNNNNNNNNNNNNNNNNNNNNNNNNNNNNNNNNNNNNNNNNNNNNNNNNNNNNNNNNNNNNNNNNNNNNNNNNNNNNNNNNNNNNNNNNNNNNNNNNNNNNNNNNNNNNNNNNNNNNNNNNNNNNNNNNAGGCAGCCGACACGCggttctggggtgtgcccccctcacgggcgtcgctgccgtcgtgtcacggaggggggaaacAGCCATGTAGGGCCGACACggagggaatcttggggtgggttgggCCGGGACGGTGTTCGGGAGTGTAGCTATAGACTGGGCCATGACAACCCGGTGAAAAAGTCCACCGGTCAAACCCCGTCCGGCGAAAGTCAAAGGACTAGATCCGGCGGTCGTTTATGTCAGGGTTATGCGGGACGGAgtacctgggggtagcaatgcctccaAGTGTTGCGGTGGCCCCTCCTACGCTTGTGGAAGCGTGGTGGCAGGCACAGAAACCCAGCACGCGGCTCCAGGGTGTGTCCCCCATCACGGGCGTCACCGCCGCCGTGTCACGGGCATCACACCGAGTCCTCATACACATGGTAAACTAAAAAGGTAAAAAAGTAATAACTGAATTTATGAAAAACACCGGCATCCACCATGGAAAACGGACTATCACCGTGAAACCTTCAGTGCCCGGGCAACGGGCCAGCCACTGAAAGTTTCACCGTAATTGTCCGTTTTCTTAACAGAAGTCTAATGAATACTGGAGCTTATGATGTATGAATTAGTGAACTATTTAAACAGGTCATCTTGATTGTCTTTGGGTGAGGtgggaatattttttaaaattgctAACCTCCTATCTGTGCCGAtggcatagccgtcggcatagggtgcCACGTGGCATGGCAATCTATGCTGACGGTTTTACCGTCGGCATAGGTTGGCCTTATCCGTGCCGGTTCAGCTACAAACCGGGGCAAatgtgcttcatattagaccatttttctactagtgtagtcgATTTTTGATAGCAATGTTGTTTATAGGACGACAATCACAGTGAAAGGAACGATATGTCATGCAATTGTCAAGAAAGAAATTATGACAGATAACAACACATCAAGCAACAATAACCCGTGGCctcctaaagaaaagaaaaaaaacagtagcccatggagcagTAGCAATTCATATCAACTAGTAAGCAACAAGGGCAGAGTggattattattattgagagatgcATCGAGCGTGCAGATAATTATTAAGAGCATAGGCTTATTCGTGGACCACAAGCATTCGAGCAATCAATGGCGGCAGCCCTAGCCGATGTAGTAGAGTGGGTCGGGCAGCTTGAAAGTACGAGCTCCCTCGGGCGCGCCGAGGAGGTCGCTCCACTGGTCGCCGATGTTGCCAACGATGACATACCCGGCGTCCTGCAGCTTCTTCCTCTGGGCGGACTTGTAGGATATCGCGGAGCCATGGAACCCGGGCTGCTTGAGCGTCAGGTTCATCCACCCGGAGATGCCCTGGCTGCGGAGGTTGGCGACGGTGATGGCCCTCTTGTCTTCCGTCCGGCCTGTGATGAACACCGGCTTGATGCCCACCTTGAGCAGCTTGTAGTACAGCCGCTTACTCTCCGGCAGCGCCGGCGCGGTCCCCTCCAGCACGTACGCGTCGAAGCTCGTCCCGTTGTATGGCCTAGCCCTGCACACGTTAAAAACCAAGGGGTGAATGGAAGCGCATCTACGCTGCGTAAATTTGTTGATAGGAACGGTAGATATAAAGTAGCCAAGTGGACAATAGATTCGGGCCTACATACTCCGACCATCACATGCACATCACACCACTATATCTAATTGGCATAGCATAGCATGTTTTGCTCATCAATCGGCACATGGCCATGGTCCTGCAGGCTGTGTCTATGATTGGACTGGAGATGACCAACAATGATGCCCAACTCAAACACGTCCAACGCATATATGCCCTTTTATTTCCACTTTTTCATCTATGTTTTCCCCTTTCATTATTATTAGAGAACTTATGGTGCCAGCCTTCTACATTACATATAGTGATGCGTTATAGGGGACGGGCTACAGGGAGCCCCATTTTTCAAAAAACAAGATCAAAATATActtaaaagttgccaaaaatatatttataaaatCTATAAATGCATATACACGTTCTTCAACTATTTGTAAAGTTGCATCAATTAATCACATTTTAATCTATCTatttgtcttttttgggtacatcAGATATGAACATATACATGTTCATGAAAATTTGTACGTCTATATACAATATATCCTTATGTGTATacttttttcagattttttaaGGTATACAAATAGTATTTTCACTGAAACAAAATAAAGGGCTCAGTGTCGTATATACTACAGTGCATACATCCACTGTCCATCGTTGCTCAGATATTCGTGCAACATTTTCTACTTTTTCGCTATGTCTTTCTTCTTTCAAAATAAATTGTCATCTTTCGTCGGATTTTTTTGTCGCTTAAAAGTATATTACAATAATTTTACGCAGTTTCAATACATTTGACGGTTGATTAGTACATGGCATATAGTATGCATGCATGGTAGAAAACAAATCCACTCACATATGATGCCATGGTGTTACTGGTGTTTTCTAGTGGGTTGGTTTTTCATACTTTAGCTAAACGAACAGACAAGTCCAAGTCTCTGCTCAAATGCACCTGCAACAAATATCAAGTACAATATGCACGTACGTACGGATAGACAGTCGTGCAGATTATATTTGTCGAGAAATGCAAAATTGCATGGAGATGATCCTCAACGATGCATAATGTGTGTAAGTATGTACCCGAAGCCGTGCGTGGCGTAGTAAGGGAGGTTGGAGAGCGTGGTCTCGTCGATGTCGAAGACCCACACCTCCTTGCCGTTGCTGGCGAGCTTGAGGCTGTCGACGTAGGCAATGGCCTGGTCGATGACGACCTTGGAGTCGCGCCGGAAGTGGCTGCCGAGCATGTAGTGCCCCACGTAGCCCTCGCAGTTGGCGGGGACAGTCTTCCAGTCACGCACGTTGTACGCCTCCACGCCCAGCCTCCAGCTGTCGCACGGCACGCCGCCGCGGCTGCCGAGCTCTCCGCTGGAGCCCAGCAGCGGGCGCAGTGCGTGGATGAGCGGCGCCACCGCGTCGTCGACCGCAGCAGCTGCAGCCTCGGCCGTTGGCATACGGATGGTGGGCTCCCATGCGCTGCAGGAGGCCGCTGCAGCCACGAGAGCTACCGCGATGAGGATGGGCACCCTTGCCATCGCCATTGTTACTGCTAGCTACCCTGTGGTGCTCTACTTCTTGAGGTGCACTGCCAAGTGTGTGTGGTGGGTGGCTTCTTAAATAGAACTCCGTTCCGGTGGTGGCAAGATGTACTGCACAATTAGCAACATATATTGACAAAAATTCCATTAGAAAAATAGCTTGTTAAAGATAAAGACAGTAGGAAAGCTACGTCCTACGTGGTGTGTGAGCTTGATAGAAATTAACTGACGCAGGACTGCAGGGGCGTGGTCTCATTCATGAGCTTTGCTACACACACGGACATATTTCACGGATGTTTACAGGACGTGCTGACATGGAAAGACGTGATTGGAAAGAAGAGGTGAAGCAGGCCCCACcccatgaaaatcagggggggggggggggggaggggggggggggagattaacAGTAAGATGGAAGGGGTCCGTTGCAGTCCCGTAAAGATCCGTGCGTGTAGTATTTTCGCTCATTCATAGGGTGTGGAACACGCTGGGCGCGATATTTTGTTGGGGACGATGTGATGCATTATTTTCCTGCTTTACCATATACAGTTTAACCATTCATAGTGTCATATTTTGNNNNNNNNNNNNNNNNNNNNNNNNNNNNNNNNNNNNNNNNNNNNNNNNNNNNNNNNNNNNNNNNNNNNNNNNNNNNNNNNNNNNNNNNNNNNNNNNNNNNNNNNNNNNNNNNNNNNNNNNNNNNNNNNNNNNNNNNNNNNNNNNNNNNNNNNNNNNNNNNNNNNNNNNNNNNNNNNNNNNNNNNNNNNNNNNNNNNNNNNNNNNNNNNNNNNNNNNNNNNNNNNNNNNNNNNNNNNNNNNNNNNNNNNNNNNNNNNNNNNNNNNNNNNNNNNNNNNNNNNNNNNNNNNNNNNNNNNNNNNNNNNNNNNNNNNNNNNNNNNNNNNNNNNNNNNNNNNNNNNNNNNNNNNNNNNNNNNNNNNNNNNNNNNNNNNNNNNNNNNNNNNNNNNNNNNNNNNNNNNNNNNNNNNNNNNNNNNNNNNNNNNNNNNNNNNNNNNNNNNNNNNNNNNNNNNNNNNNNNNNNNNNNNNNNNNNNNNNNNNNNNNNNNNNNNNNNNNNNNNNNNNNNNNNNNNNNNNNNNNNNNNNNNNNNNNNNNNNNNNNNNNNNNNNNNNNNNNNNNNNNNNNNNNNNNNNNNNNNNNNNNNNNNNNNNNNNNNNNNNNNNNNNNNNNNNNNNNNNNNNNCAATTAGCAACATATATTGACAGAAATTCCACCCAAAAAATAGCTTGTTAAATACAGTAGGAAAGCTACGTCCTACGTGGTGTGTGAGCTTGAGAGAAATTAAGTGACGCAGGACAGCAGGGTGTGGAACACGCTGGGCGCGATATTTTgctggcggcgatgtgatccatttTTTTCCTGCTTTACCATGTATAGTTTTACCATTCATAATTTCATATTTTGCACCCAATAGTCAGTGTTAATCTGTGAATGCTCTTTTTTTCTAGCCTATCCATGTTTAGTGTTTTATTGTGCACCGTCTATTCATAAGGCACATAAAGAAGTTGTTGTAAGTCAAATTTTCGGGCCCTCAGATGTCCAACCAACTGCCAGGATTGCCCTAttgttcatcttcttcctccttttcttcttcATCCATGTGTCACCCTTCGACCCAGCCGTAATCGCCGATCTCCACCGCCATAGCTGGCATGCACTACCGCGAGCCGCCCCGCCCTACCAGCAACCACCCTTCCCCCAACCCCACCATCATGACCATCCCTCTAAGCCCCTCCCCTTCGACCCGCACTGTCAACCTGGTACCTTACCTGCTTCGACTGCCACAACTCACTGCCTGCTCACAGCATTGTGCCCATCTCCTGCAAGGCACTGGATCGGCCTCACCGTGGTCCATTCTCGCCGCTATCGCTCTTCACGTTATCCCCTCCTTCTGCTTTGCGCGAAGTGGAAAAAGTGACTGATGCACAATTTTTTCCATGTTCATGATGTTTAGCAAACCCGATTTTAATTTATTTTTTATATATGGTAGAATGCACATTGCACTTGAACAACAGAAGAAAACACACATTGTCATTGCCATGACGAGGACGAGCATCCTGGCCATGGGCATTttattgtgtgtgtgcgcgcgctagCTTCCCCTGGTGCTTCATAAGGTGCACTGCAAACTTGCAAAGTGTGTTGTGGCTAGTTTGTTGTAGGGAAGCTATATCCTACATGGTGTGCTAGCTTGAGGAAAATCCTTACTGTCATAAAGGTCCATGTTGGTAGCAATCCATTATCGTTCAGAAATTATGTCATAAGTTGTGAAAAATAATAATTATCACATGTAATTCCGTCCATTCTGTGTAGTGGACAGACTTGCCAAGATCTTGTGATGACTTGAATCGtgtgatatactccctccatcccaaaatatagGACGTTTTTTTGACAATGATAGTGTCAAAAAAGGTCTTATATTCCAGGATAGAGGGATTACGTTTTTTGATATACTTTTTAATTTTTATAAAGTTTAGGACTACAAATGGCACAAGAGGTTAAACGACGCATGTGCTAGTAAGAAAATTTCTGTCGCAAAAAGGACAAGCAGGGGTTTTTTTTAGGGAAAAAAGGACAAGCAGGTTGGTGTCATCCATGGGGTCTGTCTCAGGGCGAGCGTGGAACACGTTGGGGAGATAATTTGTGGGAATGCACAGCTGTGATTGGACAGGACAGGATAAGCTAGCTGTGGACGATGCGATCCAATCGAGAGAAGCGGCAACATCCGTACGATGCAAATCACTGCACAACTTTTCTTCACAGTGTTGCCGTTCATTCATGTTTTTTTCCTGTGTCAATATATGGACAGAAAGTAGTGGAGAGATTGCCTGCCTGCATACATTTCAAAACAGATTTGAATGAATTGGATGATATTCATGCAAATCTAAGGTTGTCAGAATTGCGATTCTAACTCAGACCGGAGCTTTGATGGCAGGATCACATATCATAGAATCTTAACTACCAGGATCATAAAAATGTGGATTCTACGAATCAAAATCGTAGAATCGGTGGGGCTagcttggatcgtaaagtcgtagaatcgtacaaCAAAattgcgattctgacaaccttgtgcAAATCGAACGATTTTTTATTTAAACCGAACCAAATTTATTACATTATGGACACATTTTAACTAAATAAAAGCGTCCGGAGGTTAACCTAGTGTAAATATTCGCTGGCAGCCGTGAGGCCCAGCAAGAGTCCTAACTCCAAGTCCTTGTTGTTCCCCGTCTGGTCCATATCCGGCGTCCGTGAGCCCCGAAAAGTGAAGGTGCGGTCATCGACGAGGTAGAGTAGGACATGTGACACATACTGGCCCACATTAGATACGAGGCACCGccatctcccatgccctactcttccttgtTGGCGTCCACGCCTTGCCCGTTGCCGGTGGAGGTGAAGTCGACGATGGACGTGGACTGGACTCGTCGTCGAAGTGGTGCCAATGGTGCGTAGCTGGCACCATTGGCGTTAGCGTCCACCTGCGTCGTCTGGGCATCCGAGGCCGCCATGTGAGCGTTGCGCATAGCCTCATAGGGCGCCCGCTCCTCCTCGACGAAGTTCGAGTTCTCCGCCGCCATTATCGCCATGGCATCCTCGTTCGTGAACTCGCTATATATCTAAAACTCTGCAAGTTGGTGATGTGCAAGGAGGTCGAGGTTATAGCATTGTTACTTCTGCGCGTGTCGGAACCCTAACAATGGCTCCAGCGTTAGCTAATCATCTTCTATGACAACGTCGTAGTGTGCCTGCGGATGCTCCATGGTCAAGCCAGCATGGAACGGCACAGGTACGGCCGTCGGCTCACTGTTGAAGGCCTGCTCCAACGTCGGAGACCTTCGGCGAGCTGGCTGTCAGGCCTGCCTCTATCCGCCGCGCAcggtggcactagtagaaaaagggtcaaatgtgagacacattagtcctggtttgtaacagaaccggcactagtgccggttccaacggctaggcgggaggagctctttagtaccggttcgtggcgaacctttagcaccggttcgtgccatgaaccggtactaatgaaagtggtggcaggatgttgtcacagaggggcccctccaacacctttagtaccggttcgtggcacgaaccggtactaaaggtcgtcctatacaaacccttcgtccaccagcactctgttcttccccctttcccctctccctctcctctgttctttccttcttcctctcgagttcatcacaaaatttgccccaaatttgtcaagatttgcaggcccccatccattcaaatgatcacaaaggttagcaactttgtcctttcatctctcattgctagattagctcttgcattggtttatatagtgattaattgtgggttttagtaatttgggaggaattatatgagtatttgatttatatgcaaattgaggtcaaaataacacttagtttgcatatgtaggtgtggtttacttagcgccttctaaatctccgtcgtaaccaccgtcgatcgcccgcaccgtcccgtcgccagcaccaccttgtggtgagcctcttgttcatgaaattttagataaaaaattgatgtttgtgtgatttggatatatagttactcgtataattatcttacctgtaCGTTGTTTGTTGTACAtactgccatggttttgatatccgtccccgtcggcccttgtccttgttatgattcggatgtggtatattctcttttaaaactatttgttgcatttcatgtttatgacaaattatgcccatcaagttgacatagatatttttatctaggaggtatgtgaaccggaaattccaaccgaccgtattgtcgagaggttaaatttagttgaaagagaaaacgagtatttgaaagaaaaattgaaaagaattgagagggagaagatggaattggagttgcatgttgccgatgtcgtcgatgatcacaagatcaagatagagaaaatgcgcttgaagattagaaagattagaaaatatgccattgatagtgaggcttggtatcattatgctgttggatcaattgttaccttagttgtgatcttgatcgcatttatcgttgcatttaaatgctttagctagagagttatttgtttgttgcatttaagtgttgtatgaactttatgtattgtattaatttggtgttttcggtgatgtgtattgaagatgagccggcaatggatgtacgatg
This portion of the Triticum dicoccoides isolate Atlit2015 ecotype Zavitan chromosome 7A, WEW_v2.0, whole genome shotgun sequence genome encodes:
- the LOC119329032 gene encoding acid phosphatase 1-like, whose amino-acid sequence is MAMARVPILIAVALVAAAASCSAWEPTIRMPTAEAAAAAVDDAVAPLIHALRPLLGSSGELGSRGGVPCDSWRLGVEAYNVRDWKTVPANCEGYVGHYMLGSHFRRDSKVVIDQAIAYVDSLKLASNGKEVWVFDIDETTLSNLPYYATHGFGARPYNGTSFDAYVLEGTAPALPESKRLYYKLLKVGIKPVFITGRTEDKRAITVANLRSQGISGWMNLTLKQPGFHGSAISYKSAQRKKLQDAGYVIVGNIGDQWSDLLGAPEGARTFKLPDPLYYIG